From a single Arachis hypogaea cultivar Tifrunner chromosome 3, arahy.Tifrunner.gnm2.J5K5, whole genome shotgun sequence genomic region:
- the LOC112789166 gene encoding leucine-rich repeat receptor-like kinase protein HAR1: MRTSLCCSIILLSFVFIWLNNVTVTVLGSSFSDLDTLLKLKEAMKGSKAKPDALQDWKFSTSISAHCSFSGVTCDRQNLRVVALNVSFVPLFGSIPPEIGLLDKLESLTLSSDNLTKELPMELANLTSLRLLNISHNLFSGRFPGDITVAMTELETLDIYDNSFSGTLPEEFVRLEKLRCLNLSGNYFSGEIPESYSEFESLEVLNLATNSLTGKIPRSLVKLKKLKRLSLGYDNSYSDVVPTEFGSFESLQLLDLSSCNLSGEIPPTLGALTHLHTLFLQMNNLTGTIPSQLSTMISLKSLDLSYNELTGEFPLTFSKLTNLTLINFFHNKLRGNIPSFVGDLPNLETFQVWGNNFSNVLPPNLGQNARFLYFDVTNNHFTGELPRDLCKSGRLRTFLATGNFFYGTIPEGIGGCVSLEKIRISDNFLQGQVPPGIFKLPAVQIIEMANNRFNGNIPSDISGDSLSILTLSTNNFAGRIAPELKNLQKLQTLALDANQFVGEIPGEVFDLPALIKVNLSGNNLTGEIPESVIHCGSLTAVDFSRNMLTGEIPKGIKSLTVLSILNLSRNHITGTVPDEIRFMTSLNTLDLSNNNFIGRVPTGGQFVAFNDKSFAGNPNLCSPHQPYCPSSVNTASGKSHNPLSSKSTKVVIIVIGISTAVLLAMVTVYIMRKRKHQKEMSWKLTAFQSTLKMKAEEVVECLKEENIIGKGGAGIVYRGTTPKGTEVAIKRLVGQGSGRNDYGFKAEIETLGKIRHRNIMRLLGYVSNKDTNLLLYEYMPNGSLGEWLHGAKGGHLTWEMRYRIAVEAAKGLCYLHHDCSPLIIHRDVKSNNILLDENFEAHVADFGLAKFLQDPGASQSMSSIAGSYGYIAPEYAYTLKVDEKSDVYSFGVVLLELIVGRKPVGEFGDGVDIVGWVNKTMSELSQPSDAASVLAVVDPRLNGYPLGSVIHMFNIAMMCVREIGHARPTMREVVYMLTNPPQSTTHHNLINL, encoded by the exons ATGAGAACCTCATTGTGTTGTAGCATTATTCTGTTAAGTTTCGTCTTCATTTGGCTGAATAATGTAACAGTAACAGTGTTAGGCTCTTCCTTCAGCGACCTCGACACGTTGTTGAAGCTCAAGGAAGCCATGAAAGGATCAAAAGCCAAACCCGACGCGCTTCAAGATTGGAAATTCTCAACCTCTATCTCCGCTCACTGTTCATTCTCCGGCGTCACCTGCGACCGCCAGAACCTCCGCGTCGTGGCCCTTAACGTCTCCTTTGTTCCCCTTTTCGGCAGCATTCCGCCGGAGATAGGCCTCTTGGACAAGCTCGAGAGCCTTACCCTCTCATCGGACAATCTCACCAAGGAGCTTCCCATGGAGCTCGCCAATCTCACCTCCCTCAGGCTCCTCAACATCTCGCACAACCTTTTCTCTGGTCGCTTCCCCGGCGATATCACCGTGGCCATGACAGAACTCGAAACGCTGGACATCTACGACAACAGCTTCAGCGGAACCTTACCAGAGGAGTTCGTGAGACTGGAGAAGCTCCGGTGCCTCAACCTCTCTGGAAACTATTTCTCCGGCGAGATTCCTGAGAGTTACTCTGAGTTCGAAAGCTTGGAGGTTCTGAACCTGGCCACAAACAGCTTAACCGGCAAGATTCCAAGAAGCTtggtgaaattgaagaagctgaaAAGACTATCCCTCGGGTATGATAATTCCTACTCAGATGTAGTACCTACAGAATTCGGTTCGTTCGAGTCGTTGCAACTGCTTGATTTGTCCAGCTGTAACTTGAGCGGTGAGATTCCTCCCACGCTCGGCGCGTTAACTCACTTGCACACTCTCTTCCTTCAAATGAACAACCTTACCGGAACCATTCCTTCACAACTCTCCACTATGATAAGCCTCAAGTCGTTGGATCTCTCCTACAACGAGTTAACGGGCGAGTTTCCGTTGACATTCTCTAAGCTCACCAATCTCACGCTAATCAATTTCTTCCATAACAAACTCCGAGGCAACATCCCTTCCTTCGTTGGGGACCTCCCGAACCTGGAGACCTTTCAGGTTTGGGGTAACAACTTCTCCAACGTGCTTCCACCCAACCTTGGCCAAAACGCCAGATTCTTATACTTCGACGTCACTAATAACCACTTCACTGGAGAGCTCCCTAGGGACCTGTGCAAATCCGGCAGGTTGAGAACGTTCTTGGCCACCGGTAACTTCTTTTACGGCACCATTCCTGAAGGAATAGGAGGTTGCGTTTCGTTGGAGAAGATAAGAATTAGTGATAACTTCCTCCAAGGCCAGGTTCCTCCTGGGATCTTTAAATTGCCAGCTGTCCAGATCATCGAGATGGCGAATAACCGTTTTAACGGAAATATTCCTTCTGATATTTCCGGGGATTCCCTCAGCATCCTAACCCTCTCCACTAACAACTTCGCCGGCAGGATCGCGCCGGAGCTCAAGAATCTCCAGAAACTGCAGACGCTTGCGCTTGACGCGAACCAGTTCGTTGGAGAGATTCCAGGGGAGGTGTTTGACTTGCCGGCGTTGATCAAGGTCAACTTGAGCGGCAACAACCTCACCGGTGAGATTCCGGAGTCGGTGATTCACTGTGGTTCTCTGACGGCGGTTGATTTTAGCCGGAACATGCTCACCGGAGAAATTCCCAAGGGGATAAAAAGCCTCACAGTTCTAAGCATCTTGAACCTCTCGCGCAACCACATCACCGGAACTGTCCCCGACGAGATTCGCTTCATGACGAGCCTCAACACGCTGGATCTCTCCAACAACAACTTCATTGGAAGAGTCCCCACGGGTGGCCAGTTCGTGGCCTTCAATGACAAGTCGTTTGCAGGGAACCCTAACCTCTGCTCTCCGCACCAGCCGTATTGTCCTTCCTCCGTCAACACTGCCTCTGGAAAAAGCCACAATCCTCTGAGTTCAAAATCAACTAAGGTAGTTATAATCGTGATCGGGATCTCCACGGCAGTGCTCCTGGCTATGGTGACGGTATACATTATGAGGAAGAGGAAGCACCAGAAAGAAATGTCGTGGAAGCTGACGGCGTTCCAGTCAACGCTGAAAATGAAGGCAGAGGAGGTGGTGGAATGCTTGAAGGAAGAGAACATCATTGGAAAAGGAGGAGCAGGAATCGTGTACCGCGGGACAACACCGAAGGGAACGGAGGTAGCAATCAAGAGACTTGTGgggcaaggaagtggaagaaacGATTACGGTTTCAAGGCGGAGATAGAAACGTTAGGGAAGATAAGGCACAGGAACATAATGAGGCTCTTGGGGTACGTGTCAAATAAGGACACGAACCTGTTGCTGTATGAGTACATGCCGAATGGAAGCTTGGGAGAGTGGCTGCATGGTGCGAAGGGAGGGCACCTCACGTGGGAAATGAGATACCGCATTGCGGTGGAGGCTGCCAAGGGGCTCTGCTACTTGCACCATGATTGCTCGCCCTTGATCATTCACAGGGATGTTAAGTCCAATAACATCTTGCTTGATGAGAACTTTGAGGCTCACGTTGCTGATTTTGGGCTCGCCAAGTTCTTGCAGGACCCTGGAGCGTCTCAGTCCATGTCCTCCATTGCTGGCTCCTACGGCTACATTGCTCCAg AGTACGCTTACACGCTGAAAGTGGACGAGAAGAGCGATGTATACAGCTTTGGAGTAGTGCTGTTGGAGCTGATCGTAGGAAGGAAGCCAGTGGGTGAGTTCGGAGATGGTGTTGACATCGTTGGATGGGTCAACAAGACCATGTCGGAGCTGTCTCAGCCGTCTGATGCGGCTTCCGTGTTGGCAGTGGTGGACCCCAGGCTCAATGGGTATCCATTGGGCAGCGTCATCCACATGTTCAACATAGCTATGATGTGTGTTAGAGAAATTGGCCATGCTAGGCCTACCATGAGGGAAGTTGTTTATATGCTCACTAATCCACCTCAATCTACCACCCATCATAACCTAATTAATCTCTAG